From one Plantibacter flavus genomic stretch:
- a CDS encoding adenylate kinase: MSAAAGKPRLLIVGPPGSGKGTQAAFLAERFDIPAISTGDIFRANIKEGTALGKQVQAIVSEGGYVPDSLTNEIVRDRLHQPDAVEGFLLDGYPRTTDQVVALDALLAENDASLDAVVQLQADTEEVVSRLLKRAAEQGRTDDTEEVIRHRLDLYAHETAPLIEVFTARGLVVAVDGLGDVDDVTARIDAALAARGIIVPAV, translated from the coding sequence TTGAGCGCGGCGGCCGGCAAGCCCCGTCTGCTCATCGTCGGTCCTCCGGGATCCGGCAAGGGCACCCAGGCGGCCTTCCTCGCGGAGCGCTTCGACATCCCCGCGATCTCGACGGGCGACATCTTCCGCGCGAACATCAAGGAGGGTACGGCGCTCGGGAAGCAGGTCCAGGCGATCGTGAGCGAGGGCGGGTACGTCCCCGACTCCTTGACGAACGAGATCGTCCGCGACCGGCTCCACCAGCCCGACGCCGTCGAGGGCTTCCTGCTCGACGGGTACCCGCGGACCACCGACCAGGTCGTCGCGCTCGACGCTCTGCTCGCTGAGAACGACGCGAGCCTCGACGCCGTCGTGCAGCTGCAGGCCGACACGGAAGAGGTCGTCTCACGACTCCTCAAGCGTGCCGCCGAGCAGGGTCGCACCGACGACACGGAGGAGGTCATCCGCCACCGGCTCGACCTCTACGCACACGAGACCGCGCCGCTGATCGAGGTCTTCACGGCCCGGGGGCTCGTCGTGGCAGTCGACGGTCTCGGCGACGTCGACGACGTCACTGCGCGGATCGACGCGGCCCTCGCCGCTCGCGGCATCATCGTTCCGGCCGTCTGA
- the map gene encoding type I methionyl aminopeptidase yields MFRKSIYKTPDQIRAMIAPGLATAASLDAVRALVAPGVTTLQLDAAAEAAIVAAGGHSNFKLVPGYRHTVCTSVNEDVVHGIPGSRVLQAGDIVSIDSGAEIDGWNGDSAMTIVLTDPTRPELVTERERLSAVTEGSLWAGIAELATARHLNQVGAAIEEYVEDHSPEGKPYGILTDYVGHGIGRTMHEAPPVFNYRVRQRGPEVKPGLVVAIEPMVVAGSPDTFVRDDEWTVATLDGGSAAHWEHSVAVHRDGIWVLTAHDGGAAALAAFGVTPVRPA; encoded by the coding sequence GTGTTCCGGAAGTCGATCTACAAGACCCCTGACCAGATCCGCGCCATGATCGCGCCGGGACTGGCCACCGCGGCTTCGCTCGATGCGGTGCGTGCGCTCGTCGCCCCCGGGGTGACGACGCTGCAACTCGACGCGGCTGCCGAGGCGGCGATCGTCGCGGCCGGCGGGCACTCCAACTTCAAGCTCGTCCCCGGCTACCGGCACACGGTCTGCACCTCGGTCAACGAGGACGTGGTCCACGGTATCCCCGGGTCGCGCGTGCTGCAGGCGGGCGACATCGTGTCGATCGACAGCGGCGCCGAGATCGACGGCTGGAACGGCGACTCCGCGATGACCATCGTGCTCACCGATCCCACGCGCCCGGAGCTCGTCACCGAGCGCGAGCGCCTCTCGGCGGTGACGGAGGGCTCGCTGTGGGCCGGGATCGCCGAACTCGCGACCGCCCGACACCTGAACCAGGTCGGTGCCGCGATCGAGGAGTACGTCGAGGACCACTCACCCGAGGGCAAGCCCTACGGCATCCTCACGGACTACGTCGGGCACGGCATCGGACGCACGATGCACGAGGCACCGCCGGTGTTCAACTACCGGGTCCGTCAGCGCGGACCCGAAGTGAAGCCCGGACTCGTGGTGGCCATCGAACCCATGGTGGTCGCCGGGAGCCCAGACACCTTCGTCCGCGACGATGAATGGACGGTCGCCACGCTGGACGGTGGCTCGGCGGCGCACTGGGAGCACAGCGTCGCCGTGCACCGCGACGGCATCTGGGTCCTGACCGCTCACGATGGCGGGGCCGCGGCCCTCGCCGCCTTCGGCGTCACCCCGGTCCGTCCAGCCTGA
- a CDS encoding aminodeoxychorismate lyase, with product MSVPIVFLLDVLPADTVLDDADLAATITPAGDGSGVLSVFDLGPARGDGIFETIGVVGRHPQSVEAHLDRLTESAAILDLPAPNHAQWRVAIARAVAELPVVDQSAVRLVVTRGSGGRPTAWVSATPADGFPERENGIEVVLLDRGLASDVQQRSPWLLAGAKTLSYAVNMAALREAHRRGADDVLFVSSDGFVLEGPTSTVVVRIDGTFVTPPPSSGILPGTTQLALWAHLEEQGLAHEYRMLTPEDVLDAEAAWLLSSVRLAAPVRAVDGRALAMDAGLTTQINDALLSRTD from the coding sequence ATGAGCGTGCCGATCGTGTTCCTTCTCGACGTCCTCCCTGCAGACACCGTCCTCGACGACGCCGACCTCGCGGCCACGATCACGCCGGCCGGCGACGGGTCCGGCGTCTTGAGCGTCTTCGATCTGGGTCCCGCGCGGGGGGACGGGATCTTCGAGACGATCGGTGTCGTCGGCCGGCACCCGCAGTCGGTCGAGGCGCACCTCGATCGGCTGACCGAGTCGGCGGCGATCCTCGATCTGCCCGCGCCGAACCACGCTCAGTGGCGAGTCGCCATCGCCCGCGCGGTCGCGGAACTCCCCGTCGTCGATCAGAGCGCCGTCCGACTCGTCGTGACGCGGGGGAGTGGCGGACGCCCGACCGCGTGGGTCTCGGCGACGCCGGCTGACGGGTTCCCCGAGCGCGAGAACGGCATCGAAGTCGTCCTGCTCGACCGAGGCCTCGCGAGCGACGTGCAGCAGCGTTCGCCGTGGCTGCTCGCCGGTGCCAAGACACTGTCGTACGCGGTCAACATGGCCGCGCTCCGTGAGGCGCACCGTCGCGGAGCTGACGACGTGCTCTTCGTCAGCAGCGACGGCTTCGTCCTCGAGGGCCCGACCTCCACCGTGGTCGTGCGGATCGACGGGACCTTCGTGACGCCGCCGCCGTCGAGCGGCATCCTCCCCGGGACCACGCAGCTCGCGCTCTGGGCCCATCTCGAGGAGCAGGGGCTCGCGCACGAGTACCGGATGCTGACACCGGAGGACGTGCTCGACGCGGAAGCGGCGTGGCTGCTCTCCAGCGTCCGACTGGCAGCGCCGGTGCGTGCGGTGGACGGACGTGCGCTGGCGATGGACGCCGGTCTCACGACGCAGATCAACGACGCGCTGCTCTCCCGCACCGACTGA
- the infA gene encoding translation initiation factor IF-1, whose product MAKKDGVIEIEGQVVEALPNAMFRVELTNGHKVLAHISGKMRQHYIRILPEDRVIVELTPYDLTRGRIVYRYK is encoded by the coding sequence ATGGCCAAAAAAGACGGCGTCATCGAGATCGAGGGCCAAGTGGTCGAGGCTCTGCCCAACGCGATGTTCCGCGTTGAGCTGACCAACGGACACAAGGTACTTGCCCACATTTCGGGCAAAATGCGTCAGCACTACATCCGCATCCTCCCAGAGGACCGCGTGATCGTGGAACTGACCCCCTACGACCTGACCCGTGGTCGGATCGTCTACCGCTACAAGTAG
- the rpmJ gene encoding 50S ribosomal protein L36: MKVKPSVKKICDKCKVIRRNGRVMVICENPRHKQRQG, encoded by the coding sequence ATGAAGGTCAAGCCCAGCGTCAAGAAGATCTGCGACAAGTGCAAGGTCATCCGTCGCAACGGCCGCGTCATGGTCATCTGCGAGAACCCGCGCCACAAGCAGCGCCAGGGTTGA
- the rpsM gene encoding 30S ribosomal protein S13: MARLAGVDIPRDKRVEVALTYIYGVGRTRSLKTLADTGISGDIRVKDLTDDQLIALRDYIEGTFKVEGDLRREVAADIRRKVEIGSYQGIRHRRGLPVRGQRTKTNARTRKGPKRTVAGKKKAR, encoded by the coding sequence ATGGCACGTCTCGCCGGCGTAGACATCCCACGCGACAAGCGCGTGGAAGTTGCACTGACGTACATCTACGGTGTTGGCCGCACGCGGTCACTCAAGACCCTCGCCGACACCGGCATCAGCGGAGACATCCGCGTGAAGGATCTCACCGATGACCAGCTGATCGCCCTGCGCGATTACATCGAGGGCACCTTCAAGGTCGAGGGTGACCTCCGCCGTGAGGTCGCCGCCGACATCCGCCGCAAGGTGGAGATCGGGTCCTACCAGGGCATCCGTCACCGTCGTGGACTTCCGGTCCGCGGCCAGCGCACCAAGACCAACGCGCGCACCCGCAAGGGCCCGAAGCGCACCGTCGCCGGCAAGAAGAAGGCTCGCTAG
- the rpsK gene encoding 30S ribosomal protein S11, with translation MAAPKSAVRKPRKKEKKNIAVGQAHIKSTFNNTIVSITDPSGAVISWASSGGVGFKGSRKSTPFAAQLAAESAARQAQEHGMKKVDVFVKGPGSGRETAIRSLQAAGLEVGSINDVTPQAHNGCRPPKRRRV, from the coding sequence ATGGCAGCACCAAAGTCGGCCGTTCGGAAGCCGCGTAAGAAGGAAAAGAAGAACATCGCCGTGGGCCAGGCCCACATCAAGTCGACGTTCAACAACACGATCGTCTCGATCACCGACCCCTCGGGCGCGGTCATCAGCTGGGCTTCGTCCGGTGGCGTCGGCTTCAAGGGCTCGCGTAAGTCGACCCCGTTCGCCGCACAGCTCGCCGCCGAGTCGGCTGCGCGTCAGGCGCAGGAGCACGGCATGAAGAAGGTCGACGTCTTCGTCAAGGGACCCGGCTCCGGCCGCGAGACCGCGATCCGTTCGCTCCAGGCCGCGGGCCTCGAGGTCGGCTCGATCAACGACGTCACGCCTCAGGCACACAACGGTTGCCGCCCCCCGAAGCGTCGCCGCGTCTAA
- a CDS encoding DNA-directed RNA polymerase subunit alpha, giving the protein MLIAQRPTLTEESISEFRSRFIIEPLEPGFGYTLGNSLRRTLLSSIPGAAVTSIRIDGVLHEFSTIPGVKEDVTEIILNIKGLVVSSEHDEPITAYLRKTGAGQVTAADISAPAGVEVHNPDLVIATLNDKAKFELELTIERGRGYVSATQNRNEFSEAGQIPVDSIYSPVLKVTYRVEATRAGERTDFDRLVVDVESKPAITPRDAIASAGRTLTELFGLARELNTAAEGIEIGPAPVDAVLPGELSIPIEDLDLSVRSYNCLKREGINNVSELVALSETQLMNIRNFGQKSVDEVRDKLTEMGLSLKDSVPGFDGAHFYSGYDDETVS; this is encoded by the coding sequence GTGCTCATCGCACAGCGCCCTACGCTCACCGAAGAATCCATCTCGGAGTTCCGCAGCCGGTTCATCATCGAGCCGCTCGAGCCAGGCTTCGGGTACACCCTCGGGAACTCGCTCCGTCGCACCCTGCTGTCGTCCATCCCGGGTGCAGCCGTCACCAGCATCCGCATCGACGGCGTGCTGCACGAGTTCAGCACGATCCCCGGTGTCAAGGAAGACGTCACCGAGATCATCCTGAACATCAAGGGCCTCGTCGTCTCCAGCGAGCACGACGAGCCGATCACGGCGTACCTCCGCAAGACCGGCGCAGGCCAGGTCACCGCAGCGGACATCTCGGCTCCGGCCGGCGTCGAGGTCCACAACCCGGACCTCGTCATCGCGACCCTCAACGACAAGGCGAAGTTCGAGCTCGAACTCACCATCGAGCGTGGCCGTGGCTACGTGTCGGCCACGCAGAACCGCAACGAGTTCAGCGAAGCCGGTCAGATCCCCGTCGACTCGATCTACTCGCCCGTCCTCAAGGTGACCTACCGCGTCGAGGCGACTCGTGCCGGTGAGCGCACCGACTTCGACCGCCTGGTCGTCGACGTCGAGTCGAAGCCGGCCATCACGCCGCGCGACGCCATCGCGTCGGCCGGTCGCACGCTGACCGAGCTGTTCGGCCTGGCTCGCGAGCTCAACACCGCCGCAGAGGGCATCGAGATCGGCCCCGCGCCGGTCGACGCCGTGCTGCCGGGTGAGCTCTCGATCCCGATCGAGGACCTCGACCTCTCCGTGCGCTCCTACAACTGCCTCAAGCGCGAGGGCATCAACAACGTCAGCGAGCTCGTCGCGCTGTCGGAGACGCAGCTCATGAACATCCGCAACTTCGGACAGAAGTCGGTGGATGAAGTTCGCGACAAGCTCACCGAAATGGGCCTCTCCCTGAAGGACTCGGTTCCCGGGTTCGACGGCGCCCACTTCTACAGCGGCTACGACGACGAGACCGTCTCCTAG
- the rplQ gene encoding 50S ribosomal protein L17 — protein sequence MPTPTKGPRLGGGPAHERLLLANLAAALFTHKRIQTTETKAKRLRPLAERLITFAKRGDLHARRRVLATITDKSVVHELFTEIAPLVADRQGGYTRIIKTGYRKGDNAPMAVIELVLEPVTPKAKPAKQSAKHAAAPVDEAPAEETPAEVEADAEATEAVEATETDGESVDADEAPAKDAK from the coding sequence ATGCCTACTCCCACCAAGGGACCCCGCCTCGGAGGCGGACCTGCCCACGAGCGTCTCCTGCTCGCCAACCTCGCTGCTGCGCTGTTCACCCACAAGCGCATCCAGACCACCGAGACCAAGGCGAAGCGCCTGCGTCCGCTCGCTGAGCGCCTGATCACCTTCGCGAAGCGCGGCGACCTGCACGCCCGCCGTCGGGTGCTCGCGACCATCACCGACAAGAGCGTCGTCCACGAGCTCTTCACGGAGATCGCGCCCCTCGTCGCCGACCGTCAGGGTGGCTACACGCGCATCATCAAGACCGGTTACCGCAAGGGCGACAACGCTCCGATGGCCGTGATCGAGCTCGTCCTCGAGCCCGTCACGCCGAAGGCGAAGCCGGCCAAGCAGTCCGCGAAGCACGCCGCAGCGCCGGTCGACGAGGCTCCGGCCGAGGAGACCCCCGCCGAGGTCGAGGCCGACGCAGAGGCGACGGAAGCCGTCGAGGCGACCGAGACCGACGGCGAGTCCGTCGACGCCGACGAGGCTCCCGCGAAGGACGCCAAGTAG
- a CDS encoding GNAT family N-acetyltransferase: MSTTPAVPAGQPALPQHPDVDRWRPAVRADIDDIVALCGAMDPFDNPHRVTSRDEIADEFDHAWIDMAADSLLAIAADGTLVAYAMVILSPSRDVSVYSYVFGGVHPAWRERGIGRAVLAWSMERSEQQLASVETGAPASSRAYVDERNPGAARLLERFGFAVARYFTIMERDLSAPVDEIDAPDGARLEAYHPDVAERTREARNDSFRDHWGSLETVPAMWEQFVGGSHFRADLSVVAMDDDGRVVGFTLAEVDEDSWSAQGFTSAYIALVGTVRDWRGRRLAPALLATALRRIQAAGLERATLEVDTASPTGALGLYERQGFVATTRDLAYVRER; the protein is encoded by the coding sequence ATGAGTACCACTCCCGCCGTTCCGGCCGGCCAGCCGGCCCTGCCGCAGCACCCCGACGTCGACCGATGGCGTCCGGCGGTCCGCGCGGACATCGACGACATCGTGGCGCTGTGCGGCGCCATGGATCCGTTCGACAACCCCCACCGGGTGACGAGCCGCGACGAGATCGCGGACGAGTTCGACCACGCGTGGATCGACATGGCTGCGGACAGCCTGCTGGCGATCGCCGCCGACGGCACGCTGGTCGCCTACGCGATGGTGATCCTGTCGCCCTCACGAGACGTGTCCGTCTATTCGTACGTCTTCGGCGGCGTGCATCCCGCATGGCGTGAGCGGGGGATCGGCCGAGCGGTGCTCGCGTGGTCGATGGAACGGTCCGAGCAGCAGCTGGCTTCCGTGGAGACGGGTGCTCCAGCTTCGTCCCGTGCCTACGTCGACGAACGGAACCCGGGGGCGGCGCGGCTGTTGGAGCGGTTCGGCTTCGCCGTGGCGCGGTACTTCACGATCATGGAACGCGATCTCTCCGCGCCCGTCGACGAGATCGACGCGCCCGACGGTGCCCGGCTCGAGGCGTACCACCCGGACGTGGCCGAACGCACGAGAGAAGCTCGGAACGACTCGTTCCGGGATCACTGGGGCAGCCTGGAGACGGTCCCGGCGATGTGGGAGCAGTTCGTCGGCGGGTCCCACTTCCGAGCCGACCTGTCCGTGGTGGCGATGGACGACGACGGACGGGTCGTCGGCTTCACGCTGGCCGAGGTGGACGAGGACAGCTGGTCCGCGCAAGGGTTCACCAGCGCGTACATCGCCCTCGTCGGGACCGTGCGCGACTGGCGTGGCCGACGACTCGCACCGGCACTGCTCGCCACGGCGCTTCGTCGGATCCAGGCAGCCGGCCTCGAGCGGGCGACGCTGGAGGTCGACACGGCCAGCCCCACGGGTGCACTCGGGCTGTACGAACGACAGGGCTTCGTCGCGACGACGCGTGATCTGGCGTACGTCCGTGAGCGCTGA